In Penaeus monodon isolate SGIC_2016 chromosome 8, NSTDA_Pmon_1, whole genome shotgun sequence, one DNA window encodes the following:
- the LOC119576024 gene encoding protein ZBED8-like, with protein MSKKRKWNDDYVGFTCNGKIEDLQKPQCMLCGTVFSNANLKPSKLQEHFNNRHEELIKPCVLEMATTVLGNEARKKLELVPLSNNVIKSRIDDLSLDSLVQVISHMNASPLKISLQLDETTDVSNCSQLIALVVKDFFAKYELDLQIISSVCTDGAPAMLGNKSVFFSLMKQEIPHLLGTHCFLHRHALPPKLMKVLDTYVKTINWIRGRALNHCLFKSLCEDLGSEHTVLLFHTEVHWLSCGRVLTCFFELREEIKVFLEESHCDLLEELESQEFTQISAYLSDIFIQIVDDNESSSLIPSVCGEIVAHLEMLTTSFDRYFDVGKLESSKEWIMK; from the exons ATgtcgaagaaaaggaaatggaatgaTGACTATGTTGGCTTCACCTGCAATGGAAAGATTGAGGATTTGCAAAAGCCTCAGTGCATGCTCTGTGGAACTGTTTTCTCTAATGCAAATTTGAAGCCATCTAAGCTGCAAGAACACTTCAACAACAGACATG AAGAGCTTATCAAACCATGTGTATTAGAAATGGCTACAACTGTTCTCGGAAATGAAGCAAGAAAGAAGCTTGAATTAGTGCCGCTATCGAATAATGTTATTAAAAGCCGAATTGATGATTTGAGTTTAGATAGTTTGGTGCAAGTTATCTCACATATGAATGCTAGTCCCTTGAAAATCTCCCTCCAGTTGGACGAAACTACTGATGTTTCGAATTGCAGTCAACTTATTGCACTG GTTGTGAAAGACTTCTTTGCAAAATATGAATTAGATCTCCAAATTATTAGCTCTGTGTGCACTGATGGCGCTCCTGCTATGCTGGGAaataaatccgtttttttttcactgatgaaACAGGAGATTCCACATTTGCTAGGTACTCACTGTTTCCTTCATCGTCATGCTTTGCCTCCGAAATTGATGAAAGTCCTTGATACTTATGTAAAGACCATCAACTGGATTAGGGGTCGTGCTCTGAATCACTGCCTCTTTAAGTCACTTTGTGAAGATCTTGGAAGTGAACATACAGTTTTACTTTTCCACACAGAAGTCCACTGGCTCTCTTGCGGGAGAGTTTTAACCTGCTTCTTCGAACTGCGAGAAGAAATCAAAGTCTTTCTGGAGGAAAGTCACTGTGATCTGCTTGAAGAGTTGGAATCACAAGAATTCACCCAAATCTCAGCGTATTTGAGTGACATATTCATAC AAATAGTGGATGACAATGAATCTTCAAGTTTGATTCCTAGTGTTTGTGGAGAAATTGTGGCTCATTTGGAAATGCTAACGACGTCATTTGATAGATATTTTGACGTAGGGAAGCTGGAATCTTCTAAAGAATGGATTATGAAATAA